In the genome of Sardina pilchardus chromosome 14, fSarPil1.1, whole genome shotgun sequence, the window TTGCCCGGTATAACTGAATGTGCCCCTGTGGCTTTCAGCTATAGCCAACATTTCTAAGGTGTGTTGCTGTGTCTCATTGCTCTTGTGCCATAGGTCCGTCTGAACTCGGAGCAGGAGCGGTTTCTGATTGTCCCATTTGGGCTTCTGTACAGTGAGGTGTCAGCCTCTAGTCTGGTAAGACCACTCTTCCTCATTAATCTCCTTGAGCAGTGTGTATGCAAGTTTTCACAGAAAGTATCTTTGTGTTAGATAGCATTTTATGTGTAGAAAAGAGCACAGATTTAATGCATATGCACTGTTGCTACTGCCCCTATCTTTAACAACCAATGTGTTGAATTCAGGAGTTTTTGTTGAAGTATTACACAAAATGTACACAATCCTGTCACCCATTTGTCCCTGTGACTCCTACACAGGTCAAGATCAACTTGCAAGGGGAGATTGTGGATAGAGGCAGCACTAACCTTGGTGTCAACCAGGCTGGGTTCATGCTTCATTCTGCCATCTATGCTGCGCGCCCCGATGTCAAGTGCATCGTGCACATTCACACGCCTGCTGGAGCCGCTGTACGCATCGtattccacccccccacccccaaccctttcctcctcctgtttCATGCCCTGCTCTTGTACCATCTGTCTCCAATTTCCAAGTTATGTCAGTGATTCACCGAGACAACATAGCCGTGATAGACCCACATAAGACTTGATAATGTTGTTTGCTATTGGTAATATCTGATTAAGAGTGGTGTCCCTACTGTAGAGTTTATTGGCAGATAGTTTGTAATATGTTAAGACAAGTATCAAATGCCAGCATTTCAGAAGGTGTTAGAAGATGATTCAGTTGGAGGAGCTTTGTGTTTTCGTAAGAGAGCATGTTAGTGCAGTTCCAAGCACTCTCTATGTGCTGTCCTCCAGGTATCCGCCATGAAGTGTGGCCTGCTGCCTATATCTCCAGAGGCTTTGGCACTGGGGGAGGTAACCTACCATGACTACCATGGGATCTTGGTGGATGAAGAGGAAAACGTCCTCATTCAGAAGAACTTGGGTCCCACAAGCAAGGTACTGGTCAGAGCTGGCACCTCTTTGCTGGAGATATATCCAGACATCCACTGACTGTGAGATCCGTAATCACAGTTTCATGAAGAATAGACTTTTAGCCCTGTCCACAGAGAAAAGACTGCAAAGGTAATCCTGTCTCCAAAAGTCTCAGAAGATTGACAGCTTGAGTGAGGTGTGGTAAAAAGGAGCATGCAGAAGCATTCTCAATAGTAGCTGCTGTTTTTTTACAACTGTGCTGggtgttttgtttatttcataGGTGCTGATCCTAAGAAACCATGGGCTGGTGTCTGTTGGTGAAACTGTTGAAGAAGCCTTTTACTACATTCATAACcttgtaacagcatgtgaaatTCAGGTATGTTGTTcatatgtccactgtgtgtgtgtttgtgagggagacTATTTTTCTTGGAACATTGTACTTGTTACGGTGTCACCCAGCTTCCATCTTTTCCCACAGGTGCGTACTCTGGCTAGTGCAGGAGGACCTGATAACCTGGTGATGTTGGATCCAGAGAAGTACAAGGCCCGACCCCGGCACCTGGAGCCAGCCTCAGACCCGGCCAGCAACCACCCCAAGTGGCTGGTCGGAGAGCAGGAGTTTGAGGCACTGATGAGGATGCTGGATAATCTGGTAGGATGACCGCATCTTTGTCTTTGATGCACAGTGGGGAGTCATTCAGTAACGGAGGGGATTTATGTGGATTGGGATTTATTCTTGAGAGCAACAGAGTTTCATTTCACAAAGAGAAGGGGCCATCACATTTTAAAATGGTATGATTTTTATTATCTTATCCTCATGTTTTGCATATcaactctttgtctctctgttctctctctctctctctctctccctctctctctctctctctctctctctctctcgcccccgcAGGGCTACCGGACAGGTTACCCGTACCGCTGCCCTTCACTGCGCGACAAAGCTAAAAAGTACAGTGACGTAGAGATCCCCCCCTCAGCCACGGGGTACTCGTACGCCGAGGACAGTGACTCGGGCGCGCGCTCTCCCCTCAAGCACAGCTTTCAGCGACAGCAGCGTGACAAAAGCCGCTGGCTGAGCTCCGGCCGTCCCGACGAGGCCTGCGAAGACGGGCCGGACGGCGGAAGCCCAAAGGCGAAGACTAAGGTGTGGACGAACATTTCACACGATCACGTCAAACCCTTGCTGCAGTCTCTCTCGTCCGGTGTCTGCGTGCCAAGCTGTATTACCAACTGCTTGGTCTGTGCCTACCTTACTGTTCATAGTTAGATGTACTGCTACTATTTGGGCAGCTGGTGGGCATCGTGGGGCAACTCCTGACCATATGAACCCCCATGTTCTGACCTCTTCTCCTTTCTaagcctctgtctctccctcattAGAAATTAAGATAATTCTCTTAAAGCATCCCCGTTTCATTCTCTCCCTATTCAGTGCATAAGTAACAGGACTGAGGCTGAATTACAGATTCCATCTGCCCCTTAGCACTGTTTTTTGAGATGAAATTCCTGTAGTGTCTCATGCAGTGATGACATGGAATCTGTAATCTAATCTGTCCGAGCCTGATGTGTCCCTCTATGACACTGTGCTTCCTGTGACCTCCTTAAGGCAACTTCCTCTGTGTGATTGCACCCTCTGGTCAGATAGAGCCTTCACAACCCTGTCACAGTGATTGGCCCCAGGGTGCCCCCCAGCTGCCTAATGCATGCTGTTTTGCATGACTATTCAGATGCATTGTGGGTAGCATCCTGGAGGGCTGACTGACTGATGCATGTGACCGTGTGGGCATGGCTGAATGGTGTTGCTGCTTCTTACAGAGTCCCTCTTGTTTCGCTAGTGGTgtcctttttgttttgtcttattCCTGTGCGCTTATGTTTACGACACTCAATGGTCCCCTCAGAAGGTTTGTCAAGAGCCCTGACTCGAGTGGTTTAGTGACATGTTTCCATCATATGTATGTAACTCATCTGATTGTGGAACTGTGTCTCTGAATTCTCAGGAAGCACTCATCCAGAGGGGGCATTGAGGAAAGAAAGATGTTCACAAAACCCCACAAATTTCAGCATGCAATTATGTTTAAGATTCTTTATGAATTACCAGCAAGTTTTCCATAGTTTGATAGTTTTGAATTAATGACAAGGACACGTTATACTAAGTAATATGGCTCTGTGACTGGTGGACTCAGAGCTCTTAAAAGCAACAGAACAGTTTTTATCCCCAATGGTTTCTGATTGTGACCCCATAAGACAGCTAGCTGTCTCTGCAGCTGGTCCTTGTCCCCCTGAGCTCTGCAGCTTTAAGCGTAAAGCCTCCGAGTAGAGGAGGCGTGGAGCAGCCCAGACTAGGCCCTGCCAGCACTTGGGGACCAGCTCAAGGCCCAGGAGTCACTGCCTGCTTTTTACTGACTCCAGGAGCCCTCCCGGTCTACCCTGTTGTTTTCCTACCTCTCTTTTGTTCCTTATCGGTTTCATTGGCAAGTTATGTTGGCTTATTTTGCTGGTTCTATATATCTTTTTGTTGAACGAAGATGATTTCTATCACTGGAGTGTTCCCGAGCATGAGTGTTTTGTTGAAATTTAGGGGGAAGAAACAGTAAACCGAAACATCTGTCCCTTAACTCTATTTAAACTTTATTCAAATGATTATCTCTAGTGGGAAAGTgcgagtgttgtgttgtgagacTCGTGATCAGTGAGTATCTCATGTTTACCTGTCCATTCCATCCAAGCCCCTTCTTCCATAGACACCTATTCATTGAGCTCCAATACTAAAGTGAGAGATAATACACCATACTCATGCTAAGCTCTTACCTCGCCCTCTGCTAGCTTTATAAGGCAGACAGCACCTTCAAGTAGTGCTTACATGCATGACGGGTGATGCTATTTGCATATGCAGCTCATTCCCTCATTTGAAAAGTAAATGGATTGTTGATCTAAAGCTGGTAAAGTTCCAAGGATAATATCTCTTACCCAGGATAGCATCAGTGATGATAGAATGGATCTGAAGGACTACTAGTACCAAATCACCGTTCATGCAGAAGAAGTTTGAATTCATGTGTTTAGatctctccttggcccgctgaGCAGCCTCTAGTACAGACAGCAAattatgtctttgtgtatgtggatgtgtgtttctgtgtgtgtgtgtgtgtgtgtgtgtatgtagtgtgtgtgtgtgtgtgtgtgtgtgtgtgtgtgtgtgtgtgtgtgtgtgtgtgtgtgtgtgtgtgtgtgtgtgtgtgtgtgtgtgtgtgtgtgtgtgtgtgtgtgtgtgtgtgtgtgtgtgtgtgtgtgtgtgtgtgtgtgtgtgtgtgtgtgtgtgtgtgtgtgtgtatgtgatgtatgACTTTTCGGTGATGTTCACTCATGCCATGCGCCACTCGGCTTCAACACTCCGCTTCGTAAGCCAGCCATCATATCACTCACCACTTctacccccactccccctcacgCTTCCTCATCCTGTGATGCCTTTggttcctcctctgtgtctttcttttaTCTTTACGGTCTATAGCACGAGTatcaatgatgatgatgaggaggaggaggggaaagctATAATGGCTCACTGAGTTGCTTTGTCATTGTCAGGCTATTAAATACACTAGTGTGGCACTCCTGTAGCACACAGCACTCGCTAGAGATCTCTTACATACTGTCAGTCCATCAGGAGATGGTGAACGAATGATCATGATGTAGATGTTTAGCCACAGCAGTTAGACCCATCTTGAATGGGAATGAGATTGTATACTGAAATGTCCTCAGATCAGTTTGTACGGTAGACAGGGAGGATAGGTACAGCTTTGTTCTCTTGTAGCCTATCTATCCCACTCCATTAATCTTAACGGACTTACTACAGCATTTAGTACATGGCCTGTTTAAGTTTTTGTTAAATTACAGACTACCAACAGGTTGGATTTTAGGATTTTGATTAACTGCATCATCATTGGTTCACTGCTCTTTGATGTGTTTTAGGTGTTCAAATACTTTTGGTTCTGTTCCTATTGTTATGAAAAGCATGCTCTCATTCTACTAAGTTAAAGCTTGTCCTTGTTAGATCTtcattttttctctgtgtggtctttttttcttttgttagtCTGTTGGGTGTTCATTGGCTCATTTTAATCTTTCATTTGAACCATACAGTGGACCAAGGAGGAAGGACTTCGACAGGCTGCTGTGGCCAATCAATTTGTCCCACTCAACACAAATCCCAAAGAAGTTCAGGAGATGCGAAACAAGGTATGCAATCCACGATAAACCGCTAAAATAGCTGTGGAGCAATTTTTATAGTGTCTGCTGCAAAAATTACTAGCCACTGACAATAGTAGTTTTAATGGGTGAAATAACAAGAGTTTAGCACTTCCGTCCTCTGGTCATTTCTGAATTGTTCTGGTCATCTGATCCGTGCAGATCCGGGAGCAGAATTTGCAAGACATAAAGACAGCTGGACCTCAGTCCCAGGTGCTGGCAGGTCCTGTGGTGGACCGCTCCGTTGGCCAGGTTAGTCTGCAGCGATCCGTTTTCCCTTCTCCCCCTGTGTGCCTCCCTCCCATACTGCCTGCTGGTGGTGTTTAACTGTGCCATTATTTTCTGATCACAGAGGGTGACTATCTGGCAGGTAAGTACAGGCTGAGCTGACCCACAATTCCTTAGGGATTGTGCTCATGGCGGCTGACTTTGCattggtttggttttgtttgcaGTGATTTACTctgttgagttttttttttatttcactttaATCAGCTTGAGGGCAACTCAAGTGTCTTCCTTTAGTACAGACCACCTCCATGTGTCCATGTAAGATGAGTTTGCATGGCTCTCTCTCATGCCGCTGTGTACTCCCCTCTGTACGCTGTCTTGCGTGTGGCCTCCATGTTTGAATCCGGTCCAGTGGGATTGAGTTGAGTAGTTCATGAGATTGAGTAGTTCAGTAGAGAAAGAAATTGGCTGGACTGGTGTTCAAAATTCTTAGAAAATTGCACTTTCCCTACTCATTCAACGTAGATTAGGGTTCATCCACTACCACTTTACCGTTGGGTAGCCTCATTTGCTCATGCAAAATATTAGAAGGAAATGTATTGAATGGAATAGAAATTCCATTATTACCTCTGACAAGGAGatcattttttttaacatgatTATGCAAAAACTACTGGCCCTATTTATGTTAGACTTGGTGGAAAAGTGTAAAGGGCCTAAGAAGAATCCATTCAGTTTTGGAGTGAGTCCAACCAATCAAACCAATGAAAATTATGAAAATTAGGATGGTAAATTATTGCATAATCctgctaacaagctaacaacagacaaactaacaaacaaatgGATGTGTGTAAAAACATAACCTGCATGGCAAAGGATTTCATCCAATGAGATTAGTGGAAGTATTTAGAGCTGCACAATTAATCGATTTGAAACTAAATCACAATTTTAACTAGAAATgaaattccaaggaattaccagtgcaggAAAATGCAAGTAACATGCAACATACTTAAAACGGATAAtgtggtttgaagaagatgaatggattgaactttggatggaatgtgccttatccttgtagaatggagagtgagagagagctggcctAGTTGCGCAGAAAGCAGCTGATAGGCTACTGGTGCAATCAGTTTAATTGGCCCTTTGTTGGGGCCTAGTTGAGCAGCTGGCctttgacacaggtgcaaatcagatTAATTAGCccattgtgatgtcatcagtctatggggacattttgagCGGGTTTTTAttaacagtttaaaaagtataaaaggtACAAAGATGGAAAAATGCATTCCACAgactacgtaacacagtttgaatgaagtttctacgttaaacggttgaagctgcattgaACGcgtttgaagaagaagaagaagaagaagcctaggaagaacagtacagtgcattttcatgcactgtagcTAATGCTATTAGCTCATCGCAAATGTGGCCATTAATTGTGTAGCTTGCAACTCTGTCCAAATTGTTAATCTGGTCACATCTATGATTGTTACATTCATGCCATCCTCCTTGTGTGACAGACAATGAAGATCACCTGACATGAGTGATGTGCTTCTCATGCACTAGGCATTCTCCCCAATCAGAAGTTGACCAACTTAAAAGCAGCATTTTGAATATTGAACTGAAGCTTCTGAAACGATAGCCAGGTCGCTGGTGTGTAGCTGTATGTGCGTCAGATAAAACTCCTTGTAGATGCCTCAAGAGACGTGCTGCCCAGAGATGTTAGCACCCATGGATTTTGGCAGGACTGAGCTGTGCAGTCAAAACAATGCAGGTGCAGTGCTAGTTGtaaataaactgctcacaaaaagtagggaaacttgactttggcccattatatctccactttaataataccaatcactaaagtgttttatgtcattttcatcgtttattagtcacctttacaatgaggtacagcttgtaagcattgggctcccatggaatgagcaacacaagcaaacgtgtaagtagtgccaacgaaaaatggcctgttatgctgttggaattcacctttgttacttcaagcattgacgattgcactctcccacagaaatgagggaaacaaaacatgttaggcatacattcgttcattttatactcagtgtcagggtcctcagtagcgtgtagaggatccatatgcagccacaacagcttggcaccttcttctcatgctggtcaccaacctggctacattctgctgcgGGATGGCactccattcctcgataaggatctgttaagtcagccaacctggttctgttggtgactctggcacgtacagcatgcccaagctgatcccacaagtgttcaattggattgaggtctggaccaacgtcacggcaggccattctatcctctccactcccaaattctggaggtactctctgatgatcccaactctatgggggcgagcgttgtcatcctggaggatggcatttggtcccatattctggagatatggaattgccactggctccagaatctcatccctgtatctaaactcacctagtagcacttgaagcccaaaacgagatgtctagcagcagaaccctattactggccattttggcacatttttggttggcactactcagacatttggccgtattgctcattccatgattgccctatgcttacaagctatacctcattgtaaaggtgacaaatcaacgataaaaatgaatgatatgaaacactttactggttggtattactaaaggggagatataatgggccaaagtcaagtttccttactttttgtgagtggtttatgtgtagatgtgtgagtgtgatctaGACCTCGGTACTATTTTTATTAAAGCATTGTGGCAGAGGAGGTTATTGACCAATACACTGTCATGGATTACTCATGTATTGGttgtgtttgcttctttttgaaAGACGGTGTTgtgagtaatagtaataatataatatgGCAACATACTGGAGAGGTTGAAGTAAGTGGTGTATTAGATACAGTAGGATGTGCGTGCAGTATCATGCTGTAGTGCATGATGGAGAACATTGTATTGCTTGTGATGCTCGAGTCTGCTTCATTCGCTTATCTGCATGTGTAtccctgattgtgtgtgtgtatgtgtgtgtgtgtgtgtgtgtgtgtgtgtgtttgtttggctgtgtggctgcatgcttgtgtgttaaATTATTGGTTAGTGCAGTGTTTTAGGGGATGTTATGTGTATTAAATGCTGTGCTTGAATGGTATTTGAGCATAAGCTAGTATGATGGCATGCACGCGAGAATGAGTGGCAGTGATTATTTGAtggtttgaggtgtgtgtgtgtgtatgtgtgtatgtgtgtgaagagtggAGGAAGTGGCCCTATGGTGTGCTTGAGCTGCAGTGTATGTTCTGTTAGTGTGCCGATATGCCGGGTGACTGGGTTCTGTACTCCTCACCCGGTTTGCTGTTGCAGGACGCCCCTCTGTCTGACTGTACGGATTCTATCGATGGCCTTGATCTGTCTGAGCAGGTCTATAGCCCTGCTAGGTCTATTAGAAAGGTACATAAACAGACATGATTAGCTGCTAACTCACACTgtgtcttcctcttttctcattTGTCATCTTCTCCGTTTGGTGACTAGTCCACAAGCTATATGCTCATTATCgatgcatttcatttcatttcattgcaCTTCAATGGGCCTGACTCAGTTATAACCTGTTTAGAGCAGGCTCCTTTCTACAGCACATACATGACAGAGATCACATCACAATGCAGCCAGAACAAAAGCACAACAGTacaagcaaaacaaagcaaaacaaaagctAGCTAAAGGACGTCAACAGGGGTAAAGAGAATACACCACAGACAATGCAGATAGCTGCAGTACATACACTTTCAAGGGGGGAGGATTTAAGCAGTGTGAGGGTTGCACATTCTTAGTGATCTCAtgcattgtttattgtttgctTGTTATTTTGGTACTCTCTGATGCCATAGTTGTGTTCAATTATTTGTCTTACATTCAGCGTGAAATATCATCCATCATCACAATCATGGTGACTTTTTAACTTGTGACTGTTGACTCTAGTGACTGTAATTACGATGCGCAGCACTTGAGTTTGAGAGGATTATTCCTTATTCTGACTTTGACCAAGAATGTCCATGGCACAGTTATGTCAGCTGACCTAGTTAGTAAAAGTCACACAAACATGAGTGTAGCATGGAGGATTTTGTATGGATTATTCTGACTGTGGTTATAAAACGCCTCCATCTGTCACTTTTCTATAGTCAAGCTAACTGGACAGTTCTGGTCTTCCTTACAAGCATGAGCTGTGTATGATCAACTGATTTGTTTTTTAATAATGGAGAATATTTCACAATGAGTCTCCAGTTTTGTCCACATGTCTTGTTAAACTGtttacacaaaataaacaccaaAGATTTTGCTTGACTAAACATAAGCTATTTTGTGTTTCCCTGCCTTACGTCAGGTGAACGTGGGCAGAGGCTTTCCAGATTCACTTGAAGGTCACACCTTAGTTTGTTCCGTCAACTCCGGTCTTGAGATTTTGCTTCCCTtctacctctgtctctctgtttaggGGGAACTAGTGACTGCCTCCAAAGCCATTATTGAGAAGGAGTACCAACCACGAGTCATCGTCAGCAAGACTGGACCCAACCCATTCACCAAGCAGACAGaccaggagctggaggagtaCCGCAGGGAGGTGGAGCTCAAGCAGAAAGGCGTGGAAGGTATGGCTGCATCCTGCACTTAAGAGCCATCGCTAGGTCTCAGCACAGGTGTAAACGCTGGAGGTTGACGAGAGGAGATTGGCAAAAGAGTTTTTCAGTTTTTCTTCCCCTGATGAAAACCTCAATTATATCACAATGGTCACTACAGCTAACATGGCTGATATTAAATGAGGCATTGAATGCATTTGATGGTACTTTTCTTGTTGCCTTGTCATGACCCTTTCCTAATGTTTTGATCCTACCAAACCAGCACACTTGCACTTCTGAGCTCATTAAAGAGCTTTTGgagaacctgttgtgttgtatCCAGTACAGGTTGAAAGCGGGACCCCCTCCAAGCCCAGGCTTACTGGAGAGAGTAGTTCCATTCCTTGTCCTGCGGGGGACAGCATGAGGTTAGCCCTCAGTGAGGGAGGGGCAgatgaggagtgtgaggagtcCACCATCTTGGCTGCCCCGCCCTGCTCCTTCGCTCCCAGCCGAGACAGGGAGTCGGGCTCCAACTCTGCCCAGAGGAGCTGCTCCTCCCCAGGAGGGGCCCCAGcatccccccactccccccacaaGGACTTTCACTATGCCGTACTGCGAGCGCTGagcaccaacacgcacatggcGGTTGAGAGTGAGTCTCCAGGTACTGGGGAGCTCTTGTCTGCCTGCCTCGTCTCCGTCCTGCCCCACTGGAGCCACCGTCTGTGGGGCCGGAGTCTgctcttcccccctccccccccctcctcttgtcTGTCTTCCCCAGTAATCCGGTGCCCTCCTCAACCTGTATCATCTCTTTCCCCACTCCCTTTCCCGCCTCTTCAAAATGATTTATTATGGTACAATTAGCTATGATTTCTCCACGCAATCTTTGATTTCACTCTTGATTGTGGTCTACACGGCGGACTTTGACAATGTTGCAGTCTTTGAGGCATTTGAGGCGAAGTGGGCAAAGGGACTACTCTCATCTTCTAACCTGGATTTGTCGTGTGCTGGGGTTCATTTATTGTGGTACTTGTACTAATAAGAACGGCTGGTGGAACCTCAGCTCATCCTGGAGATGGTGGTGTTCTATGAGGTGGAGGTACACCGCTCTGTTCCCTTGTGGGTGGATTCCTTTGACTCTTCTGCCGCCTGCTCATCCTGCTCTAATCATTCCTTGCATTGTG includes:
- the add1 gene encoding alpha-adducin isoform X5 — protein: MNGDSGAGVVTAPPPTNPPHKERYFDRVDESNPEYQRERNMAPDLRQDFNMMEQRKRVSMILQSPAFCDELESMIQDQLKKGKTPTSLLALQQIADFMTTSVPTMYPAAPQGGMAALNMSLGMVTPVNDLRGSDSIAYEKGEKLLRCKLAAFYRLADLFGWSQLIYNHLTVRLNSEQERFLIVPFGLLYSEVSASSLVKINLQGEIVDRGSTNLGVNQAGFMLHSAIYAARPDVKCIVHIHTPAGAAVSAMKCGLLPISPEALALGEVTYHDYHGILVDEEENVLIQKNLGPTSKVLILRNHGLVSVGETVEEAFYYIHNLVTACEIQVRTLASAGGPDNLVMLDPEKYKARPRHLEPASDPASNHPKWLVGEQEFEALMRMLDNLGYRTGYPYRCPSLRDKAKKYSDVEIPPSATGYSYAEDSDSGARSPLKHSFQRQQRDKSRWLSSGRPDEACEDGPDGGSPKAKTKWTKEEGLRQAAVANQFVPLNTNPKEVQEMRNKIREQNLQDIKTAGPQSQVLAGPVVDRSVGQGELVTASKAIIEKEYQPRVIVSKTGPNPFTKQTDQELEEYRREVELKQKGVEVQVESGTPSKPRLTGESSSIPCPAGDSMRLALSEGGADEECEESTILAAPPCSFAPSRDRESGSNSAQRSCSSPGGAPASPHSPHKDFHYAVLRALSTNTHMAVESESPDQPQEPEEGEGEVREQSPTVTPPSTPVRPEEDSQRDQTFKDESDAATLRQTLPDLTPDDPFETPALPAEDSGPTQADLTQQTEGDEAGGPDDAADQGSDESPSKSPSKKKKKFRTPSFLKKNKKKTET
- the add1 gene encoding alpha-adducin isoform X12 — its product is MNGDSGAGVVTAPPPTNPPHKERYFDRVDESNPEYQRERNMAPDLRQDFNMMEQRKRVSMILQSPAFCDELESMIQDQLKKGKTPTSLLALQQIADFMTTSVPTMYPAAPQGGMAALNMSLGMVTPVNDLRGSDSIAYEKGEKLLRCKLAAFYRLADLFGWSQLIYNHLTVRLNSEQERFLIVPFGLLYSEVSASSLVKINLQGEIVDRGSTNLGVNQAGFMLHSAIYAARPDVKCIVHIHTPAGAAVSAMKCGLLPISPEALALGEVTYHDYHGILVDEEENVLIQKNLGPTSKVLILRNHGLVSVGETVEEAFYYIHNLVTACEIQVRTLASAGGPDNLVMLDPEKYKARPRHLEPASDPASNHPKWLVGEQEFEALMRMLDNLGYRTGYPYRCPSLRDKAKKYSDVEIPPSATGYSYAEDSDSGARSPLKHSFQRQQRDKSRWLSSGRPDEACEDGPDGGSPKAKTKWTKEEGLRQAAVANQFVPLNTNPKEVQEMRNKIREQNLQDIKTAGPQSQVLAGPVVDRSVGQRVTIWQDAPLSDCTDSIDGLDLSEQVYSPARSIRKGELVTASKAIIEKEYQPRVIVSKTGPNPFTKQTDQELEEYRREVELKQKGVEVQVESGTPSKPRLTGESSSIPCPAGDSMRLALSEGGADEECEESTILAAPPCSFAPSRDRESGSNSAQRSCSSPGGAPASPHSPHKDFHYAVLRALSTNTHMAVESESPDQPQEPEEGEGEVREQSPTVTPPSTPVRPEEGEGNAKEYLLP
- the add1 gene encoding alpha-adducin isoform X1, whose translation is MNGDSGAGVVTAPPPTNPPHKERYFDRVDESNPEYQRERNMAPDLRQDFNMMEQRKRVSMILQSPAFCDELESMIQDQLKKGKTPTSLLALQQIADFMTTSVPTMYPAAPQGGMAALNMSLGMVTPVNDLRGSDSIAYEKGEKLLRCKLAAFYRLADLFGWSQLIYNHLTVRLNSEQERFLIVPFGLLYSEVSASSLVKINLQGEIVDRGSTNLGVNQAGFMLHSAIYAARPDVKCIVHIHTPAGAAVSAMKCGLLPISPEALALGEVTYHDYHGILVDEEENVLIQKNLGPTSKVLILRNHGLVSVGETVEEAFYYIHNLVTACEIQVRTLASAGGPDNLVMLDPEKYKARPRHLEPASDPASNHPKWLVGEQEFEALMRMLDNLGYRTGYPYRCPSLRDKAKKYSDVEIPPSATGYSYAEDSDSGARSPLKHSFQRQQRDKSRWLSSGRPDEACEDGPDGGSPKAKTKVWTNISHDHVKPLLQSLSSGVCVPSCITNCLWTKEEGLRQAAVANQFVPLNTNPKEVQEMRNKIREQNLQDIKTAGPQSQVLAGPVVDRSVGQRVTIWQDAPLSDCTDSIDGLDLSEQVYSPARSIRKGELVTASKAIIEKEYQPRVIVSKTGPNPFTKQTDQELEEYRREVELKQKGVEVQVESGTPSKPRLTGESSSIPCPAGDSMRLALSEGGADEECEESTILAAPPCSFAPSRDRESGSNSAQRSCSSPGGAPASPHSPHKDFHYAVLRALSTNTHMAVESESPDQPQEPEEGEGEVREQSPTVTPPSTPVRPEEDSQRDQTFKDESDAATLRQTLPDLTPDDPFETPALPAEDSGPTQADLTQQTEGDEAGGPDDAADQGSDESPSKSPSKKKKKFRTPSFLKKNKKKTET
- the add1 gene encoding alpha-adducin isoform X2, with the protein product MNGDSGAGVVTAPPPTNPPHKERYFDRVDESNPEYQRERNMAPDLRQDFNMMEQRKRVSMILQSPAFCDELESMIQDQLKKGKTPTSLLALQQIADFMTTSVPTMYPAAPQGGMAALNMSLGMVTPVNDLRGSDSIAYEKGEKLLRCKLAAFYRLADLFGWSQLIYNHLTVRLNSEQERFLIVPFGLLYSEVSASSLVKINLQGEIVDRGSTNLGVNQAGFMLHSAIYAARPDVKCIVHIHTPAGAAVSAMKCGLLPISPEALALGEVTYHDYHGILVDEEENVLIQKNLGPTSKVLILRNHGLVSVGETVEEAFYYIHNLVTACEIQVRTLASAGGPDNLVMLDPEKYKARPRHLEPASDPASNHPKWLVGEQEFEALMRMLDNLGYRTGYPYRCPSLRDKAKKYSDVEIPPSATGYSYAEDSDSGARSPLKHSFQRQQRDKSRWLSSGRPDEACEDGPDGGSPKAKTKVWTNISHDHVKPLLQSLSSGVCVPSCITNCLWTKEEGLRQAAVANQFVPLNTNPKEVQEMRNKIREQNLQDIKTAGPQSQVLAGPVVDRSVGQRVTIWQDAPLSDCTDSIDGLDLSEQVYSPARSIRKGELVTASKAIIEKEYQPRVIVSKTGPNPFTKQTDQELEEYRREVELKQKGVEVQVESGTPSKPRLTGESSSIPCPAGDSMRLALSEGGADEECEESTILAAPPCSFAPSRDRESGSNSAQRSCSSPGGAPASPHSPHKDFHYAVLRALSTNTHMAVENQPQEPEEGEGEVREQSPTVTPPSTPVRPEEDSQRDQTFKDESDAATLRQTLPDLTPDDPFETPALPAEDSGPTQADLTQQTEGDEAGGPDDAADQGSDESPSKSPSKKKKKFRTPSFLKKNKKKTET
- the add1 gene encoding alpha-adducin isoform X13, with translation MNGDSGAGVVTAPPPTNPPHKERYFDRVDESNPEYQRERNMAPDLRQDFNMMEQRKRVSMILQSPAFCDELESMIQDQLKKGKTPTSLLALQQIADFMTTSVPTMYPAAPQGGMAALNMSLGMVTPVNDLRGSDSIAYEKGEKLLRCKLAAFYRLADLFGWSQLIYNHLTVRLNSEQERFLIVPFGLLYSEVSASSLVKINLQGEIVDRGSTNLGVNQAGFMLHSAIYAARPDVKCIVHIHTPAGAAVSAMKCGLLPISPEALALGEVTYHDYHGILVDEEENVLIQKNLGPTSKVLILRNHGLVSVGETVEEAFYYIHNLVTACEIQVRTLASAGGPDNLVMLDPEKYKARPRHLEPASDPASNHPKWLVGEQEFEALMRMLDNLGYRTGYPYRCPSLRDKAKKYSDVEIPPSATGYSYAEDSDSGARSPLKHSFQRQQRDKSRWLSSGRPDEACEDGPDGGSPKAKTKWTKEEGLRQAAVANQFVPLNTNPKEVQEMRNKIREQNLQDIKTAGPQSQVLAGPVVDRSVGQGELVTASKAIIEKEYQPRVIVSKTGPNPFTKQTDQELEEYRREVELKQKGVEVQVESGTPSKPRLTGESSSIPCPAGDSMRLALSEGGADEECEESTILAAPPCSFAPSRDRESGSNSAQRSCSSPGGAPASPHSPHKDFHYAVLRALSTNTHMAVESESPDQPQEPEEGEGEVREQSPTVTPPSTPVRPEEGEGNAKEYLLP